A window of Xenopus laevis strain J_2021 chromosome 1L, Xenopus_laevis_v10.1, whole genome shotgun sequence genomic DNA:
agtgaaaaagggtattttctttgggaggagaaagaccatacctgcttctctctttatttggcatgacctcttccaaagaaacattcaacattatgggcttttaagtaatccgtaggactgtgtttagaggggcgggggttgggagagcaagcatcaaaGGGAAAGCCACcttcctttatagaatatacaaaaacaaaaaatgcagctcatccatgtgttgcaattaaaatcagtctggtgcatgggtgtgtggcttatatcatatactgaactaaacaaattaacccagcactatcattatacaactttaaggaacaattggattaaagagaacttatctgaatttggcaaaaagagacacttttggttacatggtttgtacaaagtatgcataagctgatgcgccccgccaaggcagtgcaCTCACAGGtattgcaaagagaaaaaaatgtgtcatttattgAACCGACATTtcagaaatgaaaaaatgtttgtgtgaaGATAAAATCAATAACAATCAATTGATATTTGAAATATGAGACAGGGGTGGAATATAGGAAATAGATACACATATAGGAATCTTCAAAACAAGTAGCTGCGTGCCAGTCCAAGTAGCTGTGTGCCAGTCCTTTTCAGCCAAATGTACCTACAGGGAacaaagaatgatgttttcttttgagGGATTTTACTTCTATATAACGGAAATTGCTGGTTCCATTACACATAGGGGAGGGTGCTGgcagataaaaatgaatgtaaacaaattCACCTAAGACAAAATGGCAGGGTTTTCTTtcctaaagaaaaatagttttttttatagtttaaaggggaaattccaCATATAATGAGCTTTTGGTAGTATTGCTATTTCTATTCTACTCATATTTTCCCTGtgatcttttttattttgttgtttttttcaattatttgactttttattcagccactgCCTTACCTAAAATTTTAAATGCTGCTTTGGTGAGCAACATCAGCCAAGAAGAAATTAGATGAATCATGAGACTATATTTGTATTGCTAATACTTTTATTACTTAAGTAATTTAGCATACTTCACATTTTTCCTATTCATCCCTTAGGTTGTTAGTAGGATTCAACCAGATAACACATGTGACATTTTTTTCCACCAGCATAAAAAAACAATCTCCCCCAATCTATGTTAGTGCTGCTTGGGTGGTAGTTGCATAAGGATAGTGgtacacagggagatttgtcgttTGAATTTGAAATACTTTGTGGGACAAATCTCCTCGAAATACTTACCTATTGGCAATTGGTAATTCGTAAATCATCAATGGTAAAACAATCACCCTACAAGTCAGCAAAAGTTGCCTTGTGATGAAACGtagggcaacttcagaaaacgccgtcaatgggaaagcattttggggagatttgacaCCCGCTGTATCGGAAATTTAAActcgggtgacaaatctccccatgtgcctaATTTTTGTAAAAGGAAAACATATTAGGTTGTAGAAACACACAAATTTATGTTGGAAGCATGTTCATGTCAGTAATGGTTTCCTACTCATTTGGCTTGATCCTGGATTAACAGAAGATTAATACCTCCTTACTTAATTATAAGTGAAAGAGTGATAGGATATGTACATCTGGATAACATGTTATTTTCTAATGCAGATTGTGGCAACCGGCATTTGTCGTTCTGATGACCATGTTCTAAGTGGAGCAATAAGTGACATGAAGTTCCCAGCAATTCTGGGGCATGAAGGTGCTGGTATAGTGGAAAGTGTGGGAGAGGGagtgaaaaatataaaaccaGGTGAGATTTATTGTACAATGACTCCaaacacatttacagtatatacagtatatgtgtgtctgtgtgtgttcaGAAATATTGTTTAACAGATTTGAGTATTGATCGTTACTGAAACTGACCCCCTTGATGTTTTTTCTGGCTTTGAATTTGTATACCTTGCATGTCCGTATGCAATAAGAACTGTATTGATCAGGGTATTGTCAGGTCAATACACTTTTGCAGTTTCCATTCactttttagtggtttctgagattttcacatttttagacTGCTGCTATCAGTGCCACATAGGCAGTTGGGGTCGATGACACGCTGACCTTGAAAAAGAGCTGCAATTATCTATTTAGGAACCaccaaaaatatgaataaaatcaaCACAAATTTCAAAAGTGATCATAGGGCCAGTCTAAGCCAGTGCACATCAGTTGATCGCTTTAGAGCTTCTTATATGTCCCACCGATGTGCGTTAGCCTCATTTTCACTTGATAAAACTGTTCATTATAATcattatttaaacaaatgtttcacATGACAGACTGGTAATGAACTAAATACTAAAGTTTTGCTTATTTGCAGTCCACTGACTGCTGTGATTTCAGCATTCCCGAATGTTTCAGGCCATTATACTGTACAGACTGAGAtatacactattattattattattattattattattattattattgataaagaCAATTCTAGATGTATTTTGGttttaacagaaataaataaatacataaaaacctTGTGTTTTGTGTTTATAGGAGACAAAGTTATCCCACTTTTTGTTCCACAATGTGGAGAATGCAGGTCCTGCACTAATTCGAGGAGCAACCTATGTGACAAACATGAGTATGTGATTTACTGTTCTTTCTAATGCAAGCAAGAAAGTGTATACTGAAACTATAGGTACTTAAATGTCTATGTTAAACAATGAATCAATCAACTGGAATAATTGGTTGCCCTGATCAGATGTGAGGGgctaatttaataatcagcattcAGTTCTAATCAGGGTAATAgaaattattagtgatgggcgaataaattcggcagataggaatttgcagtgaatttccacgtctGCCAAAAATCAGACGTGTCAAAATAAAATTGGTGCGAGCCAAAATTattcgggcgcccattgactttaatgcaatagtcctgcgtataaaaattgtcacttgcatcaaaattattttgacgcccattgacttcaatgcgttttgccaTTTctcgccacagattcgcccatcacaaaaaattataaaatgtaaacaagTTCAGTATTGGTCCCTATGAAAAACAGTATCCTACTGGAAAATTGATTTCTGCATATTTTAaaagtgcatttttatttgtCTTATACAGTATTGGACCATACATTGGACTCTTGTTGGACAAAACCAGTAGAATTACATGCAACGGGAAACCAGTTTACAATTTCTTAAGCACCAGCACCTTTACCGAATACACTGTATTGGATGAAATATGTGTGGCTAAGATTGATGACAATGCTCCTCTCGATAAAGTGTGCTTGATCGGTTGTGGATTTTCTACCGGTTACGGCTCTGCTGTGAAAACTGCTAAGGTGAGGACTTTGTTGACTGGTGCCACCTAATGGTTAACGCATATGCAGGTAATTGATAAAAATGACAGTTGATAATTATacttatatgaatatattttcaaGTTTATCATCAATAAACTTCTAGCAGAATATGGGCACAACAGTAGAAAATAAGATAAAAGTGTGTCAGTTGCGAGTTGAGAGTTAAAGTGCCTGTGTCAATGGATCTAAACTCATACGATTAGATcacaatgaaaaatattacacacctttaataaaattaatatctatatataaatattttttctatttcaggTTGAACCAGGATCCTCATGTGCTGTGTTTGGCCTGGGTGGTGTTGGTCTGTCTGTGCTTATTGGATGTAAAGTAGCAGGTGCTGCGAAAATCATTGGAGTGGATACAAACCCTGATAAGTTTGCCAAGGCGAAGGAATTAGGAGCCACTGAATGCATCAACCCAAATGATTACAAGGAACCTATCCACGAAGTGCTGGCAAAGATGTCTGATGGGGGACTAGACTATACCTTTGAATGCATCGGAAACACCAAAGTCATGGTTAGTAATGATTCTTAAATGATAGTACAGGTTCACTGAGGCATgttattttaaaacagattttaagatcataaaaaattaaatcatttggaTTTGCCTAGAACCAAAAATAGAAATGAGTCTGAagggaaaaatgtataaaagagtTACAACATTAATTATATGGCTTAATTTATCATGAATTCCATGTGCACAAGTATTGGAGCCTGAAGGGGTATAACATTGCACCCTTTAGGATCTTTCCACAGAGCACTGTGCACTTTGCAATGGATTCAGTATCCGGTGCAAGGTACAAATTTCAGCATTGACGGGTGCAAGGCACTCTTGGACTTTATACCTGTTAGAAGCACAACCTGCAGCAAAAAATTGTTCCTGCCTCTTTTTATCCACATTTACATGTTCACTGGCTTAAATAGTAATGagtatttttcttttactatttcACTAAATAATTTCATTTATGTTCATGTATGATTGCCTGCATTTTACTTAACATTTCGTATTTTAACACCCCTTAATACTACTAGGTCAAAAAATGTGGCTACGCGCTCTATCTTTGTGCCTTACTCAAACGAAGCACCCTGACACCCCTATATGGAACAACCATTTACTCAAAGAATTCCACAACATAGAATCCGCAGGGCCATGGTCTAGCAAAGGAATATCGACTATTGCTCACATTATTTCTGACAATTCGCTCAAGCCGTTTGTCGTACTCCAACAGGAGTTCGGAATTTCGGAATCTTCCTGGTTACTGTATGAGCAGGTTAAACACGCATTCCTTGCTGATCCCTTTAAGTTGGGTAAACCCCCCTTTTGTAGAATATTAGAGTTGCTAGACAACCAACACTTAATTTCCAACTTATACGACGTGCTGAGATTTTGTAAACATGATAGACTTAGTCCCAATCTACTTGCTATCTGGCAGCAAGATATTCCCACATTGACAGCCGAGGAATGGCAGGATGCTCTGGAAGCCCCTAGATTTGTCTCGCCAAATGCTGATCATAAAATGATTCAGAGATACATAATTCATAGAGCCTACTTCACACCGGTGCGGCTGAACAGAATGAATACACAGCATCCACCAACTTGCACCCGGTGCAGGGTAAATACCGGCTCTTTTATACACATGTTGTGGGAATGCCCCAGCCTGACTCTTTATTGGCGTGAGGTTTTCAATACTATTTCGAATGCAGTATCAGTGGAAATACGGCCCACCCCAGCACTGGCTATACTAAACATAGGCGAAAGCTTCCAATACAACAAATATCAATTGATTACAATTAGGCAAAGTCTTTTCCAGGCCCGCAGACAAATAACTATGGGATGGAAAAGTCCAGAGGCCCCGACTCACAAAGGTTGGTTGGAACAAATGAAGCTCTATATTGATAGGATGCACTATTTATTCACCAAAAGAGCCTCCTCTGAAAAATTTGACTTAATATGGGGAAACTGGCCCCCTTCCTAGTAGTTATGTAGACACGAAGAGGCTCTTTACTCTCTAAAACCCCCAATGTGAGAGGTTCCGTATCACAGACTCCCATTTTATTTGATTgatgatgttttattttgttgtatcTGTTTCACACGTTATATGAACAATATCAGTGTGACATGCGATTGACAACAGGCTAAATTAGTTTCGCAAACTGAAGGTACCTTACAAAGTGTGTAATACCATAAATACAATGTTGGTATGTACTACTGTATGTCATGTTCAATCTTTGcaataaaggttatgatgttaaCATTTCgtattttattttgtaagaaAGGTTAAAATACTTGCTCTGTATTACAActtattatgctttattataatatttataagtcATACTGATTTCACTGAGATTGTTCATGAGTCATATCAGCCCGTGCCCCATCTAGGGTCCTTATTACATTCACACAAAACAGTAAGTGTCATTTACTGAACCCGGGGCCCCAGGAAGGACTTGCTGTCTGAGTCTGATGTTCTTGCAGCAAGTACTGAATCAATAATCTAGCATGCAATGCAGACAGCAGCATCAGGAGGTGCAGCAACCCTACTGCAACTACTGATGCTTCCTAACTTGAGGGTGTTAAAGTTCTGCCTGGGTCTCGTAAATTAACCCAAGGGATTCATTTACCTTTCAACTTGGGAAGcccaaaactgaaagtgtattttCTCCTGAGGAGGATAGGATGTGGGTGGGGGGAATTAGCTTTTTGTTGAAGAGGTGGGTGGGGATCACAGCCACACTTAGCCCAGGTACCCACAAACTGCCCCTATTTTCAGGGAATTGGGACCTTTCTGTCTGAAAAGCACTTTGTGGGTATTCCCCAGGTTCCTGCAGGTAACCTGTGGAATTCCACCCACCTGCCCCTCTTAGGTCAAGTGTTGGCTAATGAAGACAGCACTTGATCCGTAAGGCATACCACTGTCCCCTGTGCTCCAAAATGGCTGATTGCACcctttttttgccctttgcacactgcacccagcattgtaaatgacccccagtgtgttgtGTGAATGACTGAACCAGGGTTCATTCCCTCAATATACTGTGTCTGATAAATACTAAATAGAGTAACCTATGATTGAAATTAGAGTTGGGGCTTATTCATTAACACTGGTTGACTGTGCCCTTGTGAAACTCCACTTGACCAATAAAATGGTGTCTTATTTG
This region includes:
- the MGC83376 gene encoding MGC83376 protein isoform X1, whose protein sequence is MATAGKVIKCKAAIAWGPKQPLTIEDIEVAPPKAHEVRVKIVATGICRSDDHVLSGAISDMKFPAILGHEGAGIVESVGEGVKNIKPGDKVIPLFVPQCGECRSCTNSRSNLCDKHDIGPYIGLLLDKTSRITCNGKPVYNFLSTSTFTEYTVLDEICVAKIDDNAPLDKVCLIGCGFSTGYGSAVKTAKVEPGSSCAVFGLGGVGLSVLIGCKVAGAAKIIGVDTNPDKFAKAKELGATECINPNDYKEPIHEVLAKMSDGGLDYTFECIGNTKVMVKKCGYALYLCALLKRSTLTPLYGTTIYSKNSTT
- the MGC83376 gene encoding MGC83376 protein (The RefSeq protein has 2 substitutions compared to this genomic sequence); this translates as MATAGKVIKCKAAIAWGPKQPLTIEDIEVAPPKAHEVRVKIVATGICRSDDHVLSGAISDMKFPAILGHEGAGIVESVGEGVKNIKPGDKVIPLFVPQCGECRSCTNSRSNLCDKHDIGPYIGLLLDKTSRITCKGKPVYNFLSTSTFTEYTVLDEICVAKIDDNAPLDKVCLIGCGFSTGYGSAVKTAKVEPGSSCAVFGLGGVGLSVLIGCKVAGAAKIIGVDTNPDKFAKAKELGATECINPNDYKEPIHEVLAKMSNGGLDYTFECIGNTKVMESALLATHFGCGTSVIVGLAPASARVLVDPMEMLTGRTLKGALFGGWKSRDDVPKLVADFMAKKFELDGLITHRSTLDKINEGFDLLRKGDSIRTILQISQ